Genomic window (Equus asinus isolate D_3611 breed Donkey chromosome 8, EquAss-T2T_v2, whole genome shotgun sequence):
TCCCCCCAGCATCACCGTCCACTTCAGGGCTGGACATTTTGAAAGTTAATCACAGccatttaatgagcacctattTCTAGGCAGTTACCTTACCAAACACCGTCTATATTTTGCCATTTAATTTCACAACTACCTTGTGTGTTAGGGATTAGCATCACCACTTTAATATGCTTATATTGATACATAATTAACTCTTTAAGTAATTAGCCCACAGTATTCACCAGGTCCTGAAGCCTCCCCCAAATACCCAACAGTTATTATGTTGTTTACTACCTGTACATAGAGTCTAATGCAAGCAAAGCCTCGATAAAGTGAGTTATAACCAGAAGCAGCAATATCAGCCTGTTCTTgtctattgtttttaatttcaactccttttatttatttatttatttctatatcctaCAAATTCccttttctaaaaagattttttttattttattgaggtaacttggtttataacattatatggaTTTCAGGTGTACttcattatgttttgatttctgtgtagaccacagcatgttcaccacccagactAATTACCGTTCATCACTGCACTCTtgtgccctgtcacccctttcgccctccttcctccccccttcccttctggtaaccagcaatctaATCTTTGTATCTAAgtgtttgttgttattgctgttgGTTTTATCctcttatgagtgaaatcatagggtatttgactttttcttactttcatatggtctgacttatttcgcttagcataataccctcaaggtccatccatgttgtcaataATCACATGatttagtcttttttattttatagctgggtagtattccattgactATATATACATCTTCCTTATtgattcatccattgatggacacttaggttgtttccaagtcttggctattgtgaataatgctgcaatgaacataggggtgcaaatatctttacacattcatgttttcttgttctttggctaaatacctggaagtggaatagctggtCATAATGTTAgttctatccttaattttttgaggactctccatactgttttccatagtcactgcaccagtttacaatcccatgagcagtgtatgagagttcccttttctccacatcctctccaatgcttatttcttgtcttcctaattatagccattctgacaggcatgaggtgataatcattgtggttttgatttacatttccctaataattagtgatgttaaagttcttttcatgtgcctgttggccatctctgtatcttctttggaaaaatgtctgttcagatcctctgcccatgtttggattggattgtttgggttttttttgttgagccatatgtgttctttatgtattttggagatcaacctgttgtctgataaatgatttgcaaatattttctcccacttggtggattgtctttccattttgttgatggtttcctttgctgtgcagaagttttttaggctgatgtagtcccatttgttaactttttcttttgtttcccttgcccgagtagacatggtattcgaaaagatgtagctaagaccaatgtcaaagagtgtactgcctatattttcttctaggagttttatggtttcaggtcttacatgcaaatctttaatccatttaaagttaatttttgtgtatggtgaaagataatgatctgctttcattcttttgcatgtagctgtgctattttcccaacaccgtttattgaagagactttcctctcctcattgtatgttcttggctcctttggcaaagattaactgtccatagatgtgtggttttatttctgggctttcaactctgatccattgatctgtttgtctgtttttgtgccagtaccattctgttttgattactgtagctttatagtatgtttaaagtcagggattgtgatgcctccagctttgttcgtttttctcaggattgcgtTGGTtattcagggccttttgttgttccatgttaatttttggattctttgttctatttctgtgaagaatgtcattgggattttgattgagattgcattcaatctgtagattgcttaaggtagtatggacatttttagctatgtttattcttccaacctatgaacatggaatatctttccatttctttatgtcttcttcaatttctttcagtaatgtcttatagttttcagtgtatgtctttcacctctttgattcagtttattcctaggtattttattctttttgttgcagttgtaaatgagatggtattcttgatttctcttccttctagttcattgttagtgtataggaatgcaactgattttttaaaattgattttgtaccctgccactttgctggagttgttcattatttctaatagttttctggtggattctttagtgtgttctatatatagaatcatgtcatctgcaaatagtgtaagtttcacttcttcctttccaatttggaattcttttatttctttttcttgcctaattgctctggccaatacctccggcactatgttgaataagagtggtgagagtgggcacccttgtcttgttcctgttctcagagggatgactttcagtttttcacctttaagtatgatgttggcagagggtttgtcatatatggcctttattatgttgaggcactttccttctatacctattttattgagagtttttatctcaagtggatgttggatcttgtcaaatgctttctctgcatctattgagatgattatgtgattcttattcctcattttgttaatgtggtctatcactttgattgatttgtggatgttgaaccatccctgtgtccctggaataattcccacttgatcacggtgtacaATCCtgttaatgtattgctgtattcggtttacCAATATTTTGTAGAAGATTTCTGCATCTAAGTTGatagtgatgttggcctgtagttctccttctttgtgttgtccttgcctagttttggtatcagggtaatgttggcctcacagaatgtgttgcCAAGCATTccagcttctttcattttttggaatagtttgagaaggataggtaattctttgaatgtttggtagaattctccagagaagccatctggttctggacttttgttttctggaaggttttcaattactgtttcaatctctgtacttgtgattggtctattcagattctctatttcttcttgattcagttttggtaggttgtatgagtctaggaattcatccatttcttctaggttatcgaatttgtgggcatatagtttttcatagtattctcttataatcctttatatttcttcagtctctgttgtaatttctcttctttcatttctaattttatttagttgagccttctctctttttttcttggtgagtatGGTTAAGGTTCtgtcaattttgtgtatcttctcagaggaccagctcttagtttcattaatcctttctactgtttttttagtctctgtttcatgtatttctgctgtgatttttattatttccttccttcttctgactttgggctttctttgttcttctttttatagctctgttaggtgcattttaagattacttatttgagatttttcttgattgttgaggtaggcctgtattgccgTGAATTTCcatcttaggactgcttttgttgcatcccataagagttggtaggTTGTAGTTTcacttttgtttgtctccaggtattttttaatttcccctttgatttcttcagtgatccagtggttgttcaatagcatgttgtttagtctccacatatttctgactttcccagttttttttcttgtggttgatttctagcttcatagcaatgtggtcagaaaagatgcttgggatgatttcaatctcctAAAATTTATCgaggctgccttgtttcccactctatggtctgtctttgagaatgatccacatgcacttgagaagaatgcatattctgctgttttcagatggaatgttctctatatatctactaatcaaatgtttcatttaaatctactatttccttattgactttttgtctggatgatctgtccattgatgtaagtgggtgttgaggtcccctactattattgtgttgctgttaatttctctctttaggtctgttaatattgctttatgcactttggtgcccctgtgttaggtgcatatatattaataactgtatgtcctcttggtggaatgtcccttttatcattatatactgcccctctttgtctctcgttgtcttttttaacttgaagccTGCTTtctctgataaaagtatggcaacacctgctttcttttgttggccattagcttggagtatagtcttccatcccttcactctaagcctatgtttctCTTTGGAGCTGAGGTGCGTTTCtgggaggcagcatattgttggttcttgttttttaatccatccagctactctgtgtcttttgattggagaattcaatctgtttacatttagagtgattattgatatatgagggcttaatactgccattttatctcttgttttctggctgttctatgtttccactgtttcttttcctttgtatttctgactgccatttcactttggtggttttctgagggagatttctcagttctctctctttttgtgaattgtggctctgttctgattttttgcttAGTGATTAccgtgaggattgtatgaaagatattggagacaggatagtccattttctgataacctcttatctccattaacctaagcaaattccttccctttcctctctccttctgagtaattgctgttacaaattgttctgtttttaattttttgagcttgtggctaagttgaagtctttatcattacttttgatgctttctttccctttctcttttaagttgtaattgagtctttgcCTCCCTATTCTGGTAGAGAGATGCAGGTTTCTGATAATATCTGTCTGTTTGTCTCCTTGCtgagagctttgtagacctttgcctttttgttgcctgtgtaaggaaatctttaattatttcttgtaggggaggtctagtggtgatgaactccctcagcttttgtttatctgggaaaacttttatttctccgtcatatctgaaggaaagtttcactggataaagtattctcagctgaaagtttttgtctttcagtatttgaatatatcattccattctctcctagcctgtagagtttctgccaagaaatttGCTGAAggcctgatagggtttcctttgtaggttatttgcTTCTACCTTGCTactcctaatatttttttctttatcattaacttttgccatttttactattacatgccttggagaaggtcttttagcattgacgAAGTTGGgcattctattagcttcatttatttgtaaatctggaaccatccccaggtttgggaaattctcagcaattatttctttgaacaagctctgtgctcctttctccctccctacccctctggaatacctataatccttatgttgtttTTTCTAATCAAGTCAGATATTTCttaaagaattccttcatttttaaaaaatcttagttctgtctcctcctccacttgtagaatttctacatttttttcctttagaagactaattctttcctccataagatcagtTCAATtacttaatgattctagattgttttttcattaattgtgtttatttcattaaatgtGTTTGTCATATCCacaatttctgcttgatttttttttatagtttcaatctctttggtgaggAGATTCATTCTATTGCTGAGCTCTTTGAATTGTCTTTCCCTGTTTTCTTGTAAGctgttgagtttccttatgatgactgttttaaattctctgacatttagattgtaaatttctgtgtcttcaggattggtttctggagaattgtcatttcccttctggtctgaattgctGCAATTTCTTGTGATGTTTGATGAGCTAATCTTGTGTTGGGGCATTTGTAatattcttaggatgcagattccaCCTGTTATTGCAAGGGGAAAGTGGGAGCAGAGTTTCTGGCCCCACCCCAtttgctggaagctgtgggggtattatgaatgcttgccccagcctggagtgtgttcaggcacttgtgtggaccaTCCTTGGCCGACAGGGCACCCTTTCTGGATTGagctagggccactctttggcACCTCAGGGGCACTAtgagctccccctccccaccaggaaagCAATCACCACTCAGCTAAAAGCTGCCGTTGCCTCTTCCCACAGCCACCCGGGACACATTCCTCCTTTGGGAACTCAGCAGGACTATGAGCACTTGCACACATGGGCCTGGGCTGTGTTTGCCCCAGCATGTAGATCTGCTGCAGTCTCTACTTGAGGTCTGTGGGCTGCTGTGCTTTTGGGCATGGCTTTCTTGCTGGGACCAGAGCTAAGGCTGCTCCTTGGTGGCACAAGGGTATGGtaggcctcccctccccaccaaggAAGTGAACCCAAGGGGCTAacctggtgacacagtggttaggttagcacattctgcttcggcagcccggggtttgccagttcagataccaggtgcagacctacacaccgcttgtcaagccgtgctgtggcaggcgtcccacacataaagtagaggaagatgggcagggatgttagctcagggccagttttcctcagcaaaaaagaggaggattggcagcagatgttagctcagggctaatcttcctaaaagaaaataaagtgaaccTGAGTGGGCTCGAAGCTGCCATCACTtcttcccacagctgcctgggacaCATTCCCTCTTTCAGGGTTCAGCTGCACTATGAGCACTCACTTGCGCCTGGGGTGTGCCTGCCCTAGGGAGTAGATCAGCTGTGGTCTCTGTTTACAGTCTGtgggccactgtgcttggtgggcgaGGCTTCCTTGCTGGACCGAGCTAGGGCCACTCCTTGGCAGCACAGGGGCATGGTGGGTTCCTCCTCCTCACCAGGAGAGTGCAGGCAATGGTTACCACCACCTCCTCCTATGGTCACCCCAGTGTGTGTTCCCAATTACCAGGCTCTTGCACCAGGCTAGAAAGAGTTCATGTGCATGCATAGGGCTACTGAGGGAGAGCTGGGCATGCTCACCTCTCTCTGCCACTTCCTCAGTggccagtccatccaccctcagatgtatagctgtgtgtgtctctcaggcatcctgttgtgctgtgtgggcttcctccattggtcaatgaatgtccatcTAGTTGTAGTGCAAAAGGGGGCGAGACAAAGTGAACGGCTCACTCTGCCAAGTTGCTGACATCATCCAAGTAATTCTTAATAGCAAGTGAATGGAGTATGGTAGGCAGATAGTAATGAAATTcaattgttaaaagaaaattacgaaaaaagaagaaaatgagagaacatAATGtattagcaaataaataaaacacataaaatatttgctatagtTTCATGTTAAGGGAATAAGGGAGATGCAATAAAATAGCTGGAGAGGTAAGAGATAAGATATGTAAAGTACGTAGGGAGAGGTGTGTTTCATTTGACCATGAGTAGCAATCTGAGAAGATAAAGGAATTCATGTTATGGGCATAGGTGATGTTTATCAGTGCTATTTGTTTtcaaggttctctttcttttccttcaaaaattaagaacttttgaaaataatattcttttttttccctctagattTTTACTAGTTTGCAAGTTCTGTAAGGGCAGGGACCATGGTCTGTTGTTTATCTGTGGATTCCCAGTGCTTGTCAAATttgtatttgttgagtgaataaataaattagtcagtgaatgaataaaatataggtGGCATATATGATGTGGAAAGGGATGttcatatatttaataatatacatttttgGGGAGAATTCTCCATAGAATGCCATTTGAGCAAAGGTTAGGCTAAAAGCTGACAGAGATGCTTTGTTGACCAGCAGCTTGTAAGAAGTGCTCTTGCTCTCAAATTTTGTTAGTATTACAGGCTGAGAATTGTAGAATGTAgcctgtttgagaagcactgctttgtAGGAAAGATGTCGTGGTCGCCGTTGTCCTACTTTGTTGGACATAGAAATATCTATACATTCTTAATTCTCAGTCCATGTTACCTTTTGTGGGGCCATGACTGTGTTGATGGTCTCCCAGTCAACAGGAGAGAGTCAACACAGCTGTATTTTCTCTACTCTGAGGAGCACTGGGACTAACAGGAAACAGTGTCACTGTCCTAGCATGAGTCACTAAAGCTGATGCTGATGGTCACCTTCAATAGGTGTGGAAGAAAAGAAGTctaggtttattatttttattttttttctaattttgtgaaTAGTGACCTTTATAAGAtgacaatttataattttaaagtggTTCGTCTTTATCAATTAGTATCAATGGAATAACTCCCAAAGGATGATTACTATTTCTCTTGAGACTCTGAAAAGTAAACTGACTAATGTGTTTATTGAAGCTAATAAAGTGGCCAAGCTCGAATCCTAATCCAAGACTTGGAGTCCAGGGATCCTTACTGTGTACCAAGGAGGACTCTCCTCATGGGAGACTTGCTGTGTGGTCTCACATCTCACTGTCTTTTCCTCCCCTCAGTGGAACCCAGAGTGACCATCTCCCCATCCAGGACAGAGGCTCTAAACCATCACAACATGCTGGTCTGTTCGGTGACAGATTTCTATCCAGGCCAGATCAAAGTTCGATGGTTCAGGAATGACCAGGAGGAGACAGCTGGTGTTGTATCCACTCCTCTTATTAGGAATGGGGACTGGACCTTCCAGATCCTTGTGATGCTGGAAATGACTCCCCAGCGAGGAGATGTCTACACCTGCCACGTGGAGcaccccagcctccagagccCCATCACAGTGGAGTGGCGTAAGGGGCAGTTTGTTTCCTTTCACTGTGGGCCCCACAAGACAGAGGGCAGAGCTTCCTCTGGCCCATCCCATCCTTTACCCCTGATGTCACTAGTGAGCTGGAAATCACATGAGACTAGAGCGCCTCTGGTCTCACTGTCTTTCTAGATAATAGAGAGGTCACCTACACACCGTGGCCCCAGAACCCAGCCCTGATAGCCCTGAAGGATTGACTATTATGGCTGGTGACTAGGATCATAGGGGCTAAGGTTATGGATGTGTCCTGAGAAGCAGGGATCTGCTTCCCTCTCTGATCCCCTTGGACCCACTGTGTCCAAGGATTGGCAGGTCCTTTCCTCCCCTAGAGGTGGGCAGAATGGAGTACTAGGTTCTCCTGGCACCTCCTCCTCCTGTACCTCTGACTGGACTTCAGACTTCCTAAAGGGACCCTGTGGGGTGTGGTGACAAATACTGACACTCAGGCTTTGCTCCCTAGAGGCACAGTCTGAATCTGCCCAGAGCAAGATGCTGAGTGGCATTGGGGGCTTCGTGCTGGGGCTGATCTTCCTCGGCCTGGGCCTTATCATCCATCACAGGAGCCAGAAGGGTAAGGCACTGTGGGAAAAGGGGGAGAATGAGCTGTGACTGAGACCCTCTGTTCAGGGAGGCCTCTTCCTCCTGATCCTGAAGGAAGGAGGCTGGGCTGGTGGTGGGAGGAGATGGAACAACCTAGGGGGAGACATTGGAACCTGATTTTACTGGTTGAAAGGTTGCCCTACCACAGAGGTGACTGGTGGAGTGTGTTCTAAGACTTCCTTCCAGTTCATCATCTCTAACTGGCTCTTTTCTGAAAGCTTCCTCCTTTAAGAGGGTCAGAACATGGGCTTCCCTTCCTTCTAGTGACAGTTTCATTCATTTTGGAGATTTTAGCTTAGGATAGTTAAGGCCTTGTGCCGGATGGGTAGGgaggaaataaatttccaaaGAAGTTGCTTGTCTCATTTCGCTTTGGGGTGAGTGAGGGACTGGCTGTTTGTGTAATGAGACCTTTCTCTGTACAACTTCCTTTTGTAGGACCTCATGGGCCTCCACCAGCAGGTACTATTTTTGGTTGGATTCCgtgggggctgtggggacagGTAAAAGAGGGAAGGGCTGAGGTGAGTCTACGTGGGCACAGTGGTCTCAGTTCATGGCCTGTTCCCTGCTATGGGGATCAAGGTTAGGGGAGAAGTTTGAAGCTTGTCCAGTTTCTGTAGGAAGCTCCCGAGGTTGTTCCCTAGAACTAGGCCATAACTTTGGCGGCATCTTTCCGTGAAACTTGGAGCCAGAGCCACGTCTTGGGTGTTAGACACCAGGATGATGCCCACTTTGTGCCACGTGTTGGTGGATACTCATTGTGTGCATTTATAAGTGACTGAAAGAAGCTACTAGTGGTGGACAGAAGGTGAATTATCATCTAATATactaaaaagagtgaaatctttaTATCCCCCCAAAAGGATAACAGCTGCTCCCCCGCCTCCCACACATCTTTGTGGAGCTAAAGTGCCGTGTCCTCTTTAGCTCATTTCACTTTTACACAGATGTTGGGGGAGATGATAACCATATGCCCTGGACCtcagctttctctgtctgatgcTACATGGGCCCCAAGAGGAGTGGAGAGGGCACATCCCTCAGGATGCCCTGTGCtgatcattctctctcttttacagGGCTCTTGCGCTGACACCTGAGGATACTTTGGGATTTGTTTTCGTTCTTCTGTAATGCCTGCCTCGCCTTGCTCAGAATTCCCACCTGCCTGTGTCAGCCTATCCCCCTCTCAGATCAGAGTCCTACAGTGACTCTGATGCAGTCTCCAGGCCACCTCCTGTGACCCTTGCCTTGAGGATCTGATTGTGATACTGCTTCCTGCACTGACCCCAGAGTTCTGCCTGTGCAGTTGCTGCCAGCAGCATCTACTCGCGTCTCAAGGGGTTTTTCTGTATCCATTCTCCCCCCACAGGCTGTACAAGAGAAGCACATTGAAGCCGTTTACCTGACTAtagagtctttatcataaataaaaatgattatgagTTATGTGTACCCTGAGCTTTCTTAACTGGATGGAGGCAGAAAACCACTGCAgaatcaaaggaaaatattttgttccttGAAGGGAGACTAGAGGCATCTTGGGGTGCTGTGTAAGGGTGAGCAGAAGAGATAGAAAATCAATTCAATGTCACATATTTCATGGCTTTTTAGTATTGATGTTCAGTACAATGGCCTTAAGATGTGCCGGCCTCTCTTCCAGTGTGGTGAGTATTGTGTATGTAAGCATAGTGGAATTATCTCGGCGCAGATATAGTAGCCCCTGGTGTTGCAGAGAACCAAACTGTTATTTCAAATATGTCTTGGCAAGTCACATTGATTGAagtcaatttttatttctgaaaaagtaTAATCATCAATAACATTACTACTTTTGGTTCCCAGCAATAGAAACCCAATTCAGGTTTACTTTGTTCACATTACAAGGAAGCCTGGGGACAAGTTGATTTCAGAAGTGATTATTTCCAGATAATgaggtcttttctctctcttctctttctgttgtatttctacctgtgcacctttttctctttctctgtctctgtttgtCCTTGTATAGTTCTTTtgtgtgtctctctgtttctatatctgtatcttcatctctgtctctgtctcccttgtgtctcttgctttttcattgcatctctgcctctgtctctttctctctcatttttctgtATCTGCACCCTTGTCAGTATTTATCTacatctctttatctctctgcatttcttttctcatctttttctattttctgcatCTCTCTCATCACCTCACATCTTATCTCATGTTTgtttctgttgtgtgtgtgtgtgtgtctctgttgtGTGTTCCTAGAGTGTCTACCAAAGTTTGAACAATTTTAGGGAAGATTCTGATTGGCCAAACCTGAGTAACATGCACATCTCTCAAAAACGTTATGTACATGAGATTCAAATAGGCAACCTTGTGTCCACTCCCCTGAGTAGGAACAGGGATTGGACCTTCCAGATCTTGGTGATGCTGTAAATGACTCCCCATGCTCCATAGGGCAGGTGTGAAGATGTCTACACCTGCCCTATGGAGCACCCTAGCCTCCAGAGCCCCATCACAGtagagaacaaaaaagagaagtTTGTTTCTTTATATCATAGACCCTATGATATAAATGGCAGAGCTCTCTCTGCTTCTAGTGTCCTTTGTTGGGGGGTGCGAACTCACATCCATCCTTCTCCTTATCTCCTGCACAGTCACCTGATGGCACTGCTGAGCTGGAATTCTCAGAGGATAGAGCTCCCCTTGCCTGTGGATATAGTGACCTGTTGATCCTGATGAAATTCTCTTCCCAGTTATTAGGAAGGTCACTACACACTGTGGCTCCAGCACTGAAAACTGGTCTCCATCTCAGACTTTGGGTTTTGTCATTAAGACAGGTGGCTGGGAGCTATCTCTGAGGTTATGGAGGGCCATGGCCCTGAGGAGCAGgcatcctctcctccctgctcGTTCACCCACCCATTGTGCCTGAGGAGGCAATGGCAGGTCCTTTCATCTCCTGGATGAGATCAGGATGAGAACTACACTTTTTTGGGGCCTTTCTCTCCTATACCTTAGGCTGTAATGCAGGTCATCAGACATGGGCACTTATGAATGTGTGGACAAATACTGACACTCAGAATTCTGATCCCCTAGATCATAGTCTGAATCTGCCTAGAACAAGATGCTGAGTAGTCAGAGGTTCTGTGCTGGTTTTGTCATCTTCCTCTGGATGTGCATTGTCATTCACCAAAGGAGTCAAGAGGGAGTGACATAtttggggaagtggggaggacTTGTGCTTGGTGTCCAGAGAGCCCTTGGTCTCTATTTGTAGCTCTTTGCTGTTGACCCTGTAAAGACAAGAGGCAGGGCTGGAGATTGAACCAGACTCAGAGTTTAGGGAGACATTGAAATCTGATTTTTCTAGTTGATGCTTAAGCCCCATTATAGTGGTGAGTGGTAAAGTATATTCTAGGACATTCCTACAGTTCAACATTGTCATGCTGGTCCCATGCTAGAAGATTCCTTCTTGTTGAGAGGATCAGAATCTTATTCCCTTCCTTCAAGTCAGTTTCATAGAAACAACTATTTTTTGCATGCAGATTTCATTGGGTAATCTTTAATTTGATAATTTAATCAAAATAGCAAGTATATCCTTTATAAACAAGTTTGCTAACAATAGGAGCTGAGTCTTAGTGGGCATATAGCTTGGAGAAAAGTGTATGAGGATACTAGAGAACAACCTActagttgttggcagaattttcttcttactcatgggtgaataatattccatttatccgttgacagacacttagattgtttccatattttagctattgtcaataatgctgcaatgaatatggtagtgcagatatctcttcaatagcctgtttttatttcctttgaatatgtatccagaagtgggattgtcagatcatatggtagttgtatttttaattttttgaggaaactccatactgttttccat
Coding sequences:
- the LOC106833849 gene encoding boLa class II histocompatibility antigen, DQB*0101 beta chain isoform X1 → MSGKMAPQIPRGLWTAAVMVTLVVLSTPVAESRESPVDFVYQFMGQCYFTNGTEHVRYVTRYIYNREEYVRFDSDVGEYRALTEAGRPAAEYWNGQKDILEGTRAELDRVCRNNYQVEAPFTWQRRVEPRVTISPSRTEALNHHNMLVCSVTDFYPGQIKVRWFRNDQEETAGVVSTPLIRNGDWTFQILVMLEMTPQRGDVYTCHVEHPSLQSPITVEWQAQSESAQSKMLSGIGGFVLGLIFLGLGLIIHHRSQKGPHGPPPAGLLR
- the LOC106833849 gene encoding boLa class II histocompatibility antigen, DQB*0101 beta chain isoform X5, whose translation is MSGKMAPQIPRGLWTAAVMVTLVVLSTPVAESRESPVDFVYQFMGQCYFTNGTEHVRYVTRYIYNREEYVRFDSDVGEYRALTEAGRPAAEYWNGQKDILEGTRAELDRVCRNNYQVEAPFTWQRRVEPRVTISPSRTEALNHHNMLVCSVTDFYPGQIKVRWFRNDQEETAGVVSTPLIRNGDWTFQILVMLEMTPQRGDVYTCHVEHPSLQSPITVEWQAQSESAQSKMLSGIGGFVLGLIFLGLGLIIHHRSQKGLLR